A segment of the Tautonia rosea genome:
AGTGACATCCTGTTCGAGGTGATTGATGGTGTCGTCGTAGAGTGCCCGCCGATGGGGAGTCTAGAACTCGACATCGCCAATTACCTGGCCCAGGAGCTCAATGTGGTGGCCCTGTCGCAAGGACTCGGCCAGGCATTGGTCGAACAACTGTTTCGACTCAGGGCGCAGAGCACCAACCGCCGAAGGCCCGATATCGCCTTCGTGTCGACGGCAAAATGGCCCCGAGGCAGGAGAGTGCCCCGCGCCAATGCCTGGGAGATGGCCCCCGATCTGGCCGTCGAGGTCGTCAGCCCCTCCGACCTGGCCGCCGAACTGGACTGCAAGCTCGTCGAATACTTCGAGGCTGGCGTCTCGCTTGTCTGGGTCGTTTATCCCGAGACGCGCCGGGTGTTCGTCTTCTCGTCGGCGACGGAGGTCCGCATCCTCTCCGCCTCGGACGAGCTGGACGGCGGCACGGTCGTTCCCGGGTTCCGACTCGCCTTGACGAGGCTCTTTGACGGCGACCCGGAACCGCAGCCGGCCCCGCAATCCTGAATCCCATCTCCCCCTTTCCCGAGGCTCCAGCAATGACGCCGATTGCCCCGCTTGCCCTGCTCGCCTTGCTGGCCCCGAGCGACGATCCGATGCCCGATCTCTCGAACGTCCCTGGTGTGGTGA
Coding sequences within it:
- a CDS encoding Uma2 family endonuclease is translated as MATATRPDATTIPEESTGTPLSPSPVVEGDAPADDFVPPSSSDILFEVIDGVVVECPPMGSLELDIANYLAQELNVVALSQGLGQALVEQLFRLRAQSTNRRRPDIAFVSTAKWPRGRRVPRANAWEMAPDLAVEVVSPSDLAAELDCKLVEYFEAGVSLVWVVYPETRRVFVFSSATEVRILSASDELDGGTVVPGFRLALTRLFDGDPEPQPAPQS